Proteins from one Acidiphilium multivorum AIU301 genomic window:
- a CDS encoding CaiB/BaiF CoA transferase family protein, translating into MPDLPLAGLLVVAIEQAVAAPFCTSRLADAGARVIKIERPEGDFARFYDEATPAGSSYFAWLNRGKESVALDLRQPAAVNQLAALIARADVLVQNLKPGALDRLGLPVETLRRRHPRLICCSITGYGDDGPLADRKAYDLLIQAESGLASITGGPGEPARVGISVVDISTGATAHAAILEALIARGRTGEGADIRISMFDVMADWLAVPLLNTEAGNPPRRVGLAHPSIAPYGVFAAKDGRQLLISIQSEREWRVFCRDVLLMPDMPQDPRFADNVARVRHRHDTDAAVGAVFAALPAAALIARLTEAGIAFAELNDMAALVRHPHLRRIAVGSAAGPVSLPAPAPILRGAARDYGPIPAIGEHTETVLAEFGLSPPPEPAP; encoded by the coding sequence ATGCCGGACCTGCCGCTCGCGGGCCTGCTCGTCGTCGCCATCGAGCAGGCCGTCGCCGCCCCGTTCTGCACGTCGCGCCTCGCCGATGCCGGGGCGCGGGTGATCAAGATCGAGCGGCCGGAAGGTGATTTCGCCCGTTTCTACGACGAGGCCACGCCCGCCGGCAGCTCCTATTTCGCCTGGCTCAACCGCGGCAAGGAATCCGTGGCGCTCGATCTGCGGCAACCGGCGGCGGTGAACCAACTCGCCGCCCTGATCGCCCGGGCCGACGTGCTCGTGCAGAACCTGAAACCCGGCGCGCTCGACCGGCTCGGCCTGCCGGTCGAGACATTGCGGCGCCGCCATCCGCGCCTGATCTGCTGCTCGATCACCGGCTACGGCGATGACGGCCCGCTCGCCGACCGCAAGGCATACGACTTGCTGATCCAGGCTGAATCCGGCCTCGCCTCGATCACCGGCGGGCCGGGCGAGCCGGCGCGGGTCGGCATTTCGGTGGTCGACATCTCGACCGGTGCCACCGCGCACGCCGCGATCCTCGAAGCGCTGATCGCCCGAGGCCGGACCGGCGAGGGGGCCGATATCCGGATCTCGATGTTCGACGTGATGGCTGACTGGCTGGCTGTGCCTCTGCTCAACACCGAGGCCGGAAACCCGCCCCGGCGCGTCGGGCTCGCCCATCCCTCGATCGCGCCCTATGGCGTTTTTGCTGCCAAGGATGGCCGGCAGCTGCTGATCTCGATCCAGAGTGAGCGCGAATGGCGCGTCTTCTGCCGCGACGTGCTGCTGATGCCGGACATGCCGCAGGACCCCCGCTTCGCCGACAACGTCGCGCGGGTGCGGCACCGGCACGACACCGATGCGGCGGTGGGCGCGGTCTTCGCAGCGCTGCCGGCGGCGGCGCTGATCGCGCGGCTGACGGAGGCCGGCATCGCCTTCGCCGAACTGAATGACATGGCCGCCCTCGTCCGCCATCCTCATCTGCGCCGCATCGCGGTCGGCAGCGCCGCGGGGCCGGTGTCGCTGCCCGCGCCGGCGCCGATCCTGCGCGGCGCGGCGCGCGATTACGGCCCGATCCCCGCGATCGGCGAGCACACGGAGACAGTTCTCGCCGAATTCGGATTGTCCCCGCCTCCGGAGCCCGCGCCATGA
- a CDS encoding glycerol-3-phosphate dehydrogenase — protein MNADYDLLVIGGGINGAGIARDAAGRGLKTLLCEKGDFAEGTSSRSGKLVHGGLRYLEYYEFRLVREALIEREVLLRAAPHIVWPMRFVLPHSPEQRPAWMIRLGLFLYDHLGGREKLPGTRPLDLRRAPEGAPIRADYARAFEYSDCWVDDARLVVLNALDAAERGAAVRPRTAAASARREGGVWHVTLRAADGATEAVTSRVLVNAAGPWVAGVMQGVIGLNTPAKVRLVKGSHIVVRKFWDGPQAYLLQNDDKRVIFVNPYEDDLCLIGTTDIPYDGAAEDVAIDAAERAYLLRAVNRYMKRPLTEDDIVAEFSGIRPLYDDKAANPSAVTRDYVFDIDEQPGEAPLLSVFGGKITTYRKLAEHALERLQKFLPAMRAPWTGAAPLPGGDMEGADFDRFLAEFRRAKPFLPETLAHHYARLYGTRATDVIGAAGDLAGLGRHFGGLFYECEADYLRRAEWAREADDYLDRRTKHGLHMTTAEREAFAAWVAA, from the coding sequence ATGAATGCGGACTACGATCTCCTGGTCATCGGCGGCGGCATCAACGGCGCGGGCATTGCCCGCGATGCCGCCGGCCGCGGCCTGAAAACCCTGCTCTGCGAGAAGGGCGATTTCGCCGAGGGCACGTCGTCGCGCTCGGGCAAGCTCGTGCATGGCGGGTTGCGCTATCTCGAATACTACGAGTTCCGCCTGGTGCGCGAGGCGCTGATCGAGCGCGAGGTGCTGCTGCGCGCCGCGCCGCACATCGTCTGGCCGATGCGCTTCGTGCTGCCGCACAGCCCGGAGCAGCGCCCGGCCTGGATGATCCGCCTCGGCCTGTTTCTCTACGATCATCTCGGCGGGCGCGAGAAGCTGCCCGGCACCCGCCCGCTCGACCTGCGCCGCGCGCCCGAGGGCGCGCCGATCCGCGCGGACTACGCCAGGGCCTTCGAATATTCCGATTGCTGGGTCGATGACGCGCGGCTGGTCGTCCTGAACGCGCTCGATGCCGCGGAACGCGGCGCCGCCGTGCGCCCGCGCACCGCGGCCGCCTCGGCCCGGCGCGAGGGCGGGGTCTGGCACGTGACCCTGCGCGCCGCCGATGGCGCGACGGAAGCGGTGACGTCCCGCGTCCTGGTCAACGCCGCTGGTCCGTGGGTTGCCGGAGTCATGCAGGGCGTGATCGGGCTGAACACGCCGGCGAAGGTGCGCCTGGTCAAGGGCAGCCACATCGTCGTCCGCAAGTTCTGGGATGGTCCGCAGGCCTATCTCCTGCAGAACGACGACAAGCGGGTGATCTTCGTCAATCCCTATGAGGACGATCTCTGCCTGATCGGCACGACCGACATTCCCTATGACGGCGCCGCCGAAGATGTCGCGATCGATGCGGCGGAGCGCGCCTATCTGCTGCGCGCCGTCAACCGCTACATGAAGCGGCCGCTCACCGAAGACGATATCGTGGCCGAATTCTCCGGCATCCGCCCGCTATATGACGACAAGGCGGCGAACCCCTCGGCGGTGACGCGCGACTATGTCTTCGATATCGACGAGCAACCGGGCGAGGCGCCTTTGCTGTCGGTGTTCGGCGGCAAGATCACGACCTATCGCAAGCTCGCCGAGCACGCGCTGGAGCGGCTGCAGAAATTCCTCCCCGCGATGCGGGCCCCCTGGACCGGCGCGGCACCGCTGCCGGGCGGCGACATGGAGGGCGCCGATTTCGACCGGTTCCTTGCGGAGTTCCGGCGCGCCAAGCCCTTTCTGCCCGAAACCCTCGCCCATCACTACGCGCGGCTCTACGGCACCCGCGCCACCGACGTGATCGGTGCTGCGGGTGATCTTGCCGGCCTCGGCCGGCATTTCGGCGGGCTGTTCTACGAATGCGAGGCCGATTATCTGCGCCGCGCCGAATGGGCGCGCGAGGCGGACGACTATCTGGATCGCCGCACCAAGCATGGTCTGCACATGACCACCGCCGAGCGCGAGGCCTTCGCCGCCTGGGTGGCGGCATGA
- a CDS encoding class II aldolase/adducin family protein, producing the protein MSAAPGRDDPALAELVAASARIGADPLLVQAAGGNTSIKLGGAMWIKASGQWLADAARQDVMVPVDFVALRAAYGEGGDVENAKRFLIGGGVLRPSIETAMHAMMPHRVVLHVHCVATIAAAVRADAEARLAGALAGLDWGFVPYVRPGQPLADGVMARPGRAIYVFGNHGLTVGAETVDGAVALIETVRARLAAAARPLAPADDAALARAAAGSGYEAAPPEIATLGADPASLAVARAGSLYPDHVIFLGPGVPERVETGAPLVLVPGAGALLRRDASASARAMARCIADVARLVPAGAALSVLSADEEAALLGWEAEAYRKTLQRPAS; encoded by the coding sequence ATGAGCGCGGCGCCCGGCCGGGACGATCCGGCGCTTGCCGAACTCGTCGCCGCCTCGGCGCGGATCGGCGCCGATCCGCTGCTGGTGCAGGCCGCCGGCGGCAACACCTCGATCAAGCTCGGCGGGGCGATGTGGATCAAGGCTTCCGGCCAGTGGCTGGCGGATGCCGCTCGGCAGGACGTGATGGTGCCGGTCGATTTCGTTGCGCTGCGCGCAGCCTATGGCGAGGGTGGCGATGTCGAGAATGCGAAACGCTTCCTGATCGGCGGCGGTGTGCTGCGCCCCTCGATCGAGACGGCGATGCACGCGATGATGCCGCACCGGGTGGTTCTGCACGTCCATTGCGTTGCGACCATCGCGGCGGCCGTGCGCGCCGATGCCGAAGCCCGGCTCGCCGGCGCGCTCGCGGGGCTCGACTGGGGCTTCGTCCCCTATGTCCGCCCTGGCCAGCCGCTGGCCGATGGCGTGATGGCGCGGCCCGGCCGTGCCATCTATGTATTCGGCAATCACGGGCTGACCGTCGGTGCGGAAACGGTCGATGGTGCCGTGGCGTTGATCGAGACCGTGCGCGCCCGGCTCGCCGCCGCGGCGCGCCCGCTCGCGCCCGCCGATGACGCCGCCCTCGCGCGCGCCGCGGCAGGCTCCGGCTACGAAGCCGCGCCGCCCGAGATCGCCACGCTCGGCGCCGACCCGGCAAGTCTCGCCGTCGCCCGCGCCGGCTCGCTCTACCCCGACCATGTCATCTTCCTCGGCCCAGGCGTGCCGGAGCGGGTCGAAACCGGCGCACCGCTCGTGCTCGTGCCCGGCGCGGGCGCGCTGCTGCGGCGCGATGCCTCGGCCTCCGCCCGGGCAATGGCCCGCTGCATCGCCGATGTCGCCCGCCTCGTGCCGGCAGGTGCGGCGTTGAGCGTGCTGAGCGCCGACGAGGAGGCCGCGCTGCTCGGCTGGGAGGCGGAAGCCTATCGCAAGACATTGCAGCGCCCGGCATCCTGA
- a CDS encoding SDR family oxidoreductase, which yields MNEMHAAPMLEGRVAIVTGAGSGIGRAVAVAMAAAGAAVVIADIGVSLAGEGGSSVPAEQTKLIIEAGGGRAVVCGETVSRWDSARRIVETAFDAFGRLDIVVNNAGILRDAIFHRMTPEDWLSVVGVHLNGSFFVSRAAAEHFRRQESGAFVHMTGTSGLIGNAGQANYAAAKLGIVGLSRSIAIDMQRYNVRSNAVAPFAWTRAASAFRAETEDDRARMARLQQINPEHNAPLAVFLASDAARDVTGQVFTIRRNEIFVMSQSRPLRSVQRDGGWTPELLRDHAFPALRSSLTPLERSHDVFSWEPV from the coding sequence ATGAACGAGATGCACGCAGCGCCGATGTTGGAAGGCCGGGTCGCCATCGTCACGGGGGCGGGCAGCGGTATCGGCCGCGCCGTTGCAGTCGCGATGGCCGCCGCCGGCGCCGCTGTGGTGATCGCGGATATCGGCGTCTCGCTGGCCGGCGAAGGCGGCTCCTCGGTTCCGGCCGAGCAGACGAAGCTGATCATCGAGGCGGGCGGCGGCCGTGCCGTCGTCTGTGGCGAGACGGTCAGCCGTTGGGACTCTGCCCGCCGCATCGTCGAGACCGCGTTCGACGCTTTCGGTCGCCTCGACATCGTGGTCAATAACGCCGGAATCCTGCGCGATGCAATCTTCCACCGAATGACGCCGGAGGACTGGCTTTCGGTGGTCGGCGTTCACCTGAACGGCAGCTTCTTCGTCAGCCGTGCCGCCGCCGAACATTTCCGCCGCCAGGAATCCGGCGCCTTCGTGCACATGACCGGCACGTCAGGGCTGATCGGCAATGCCGGTCAGGCGAACTATGCGGCGGCGAAGCTCGGCATTGTCGGCCTGTCGCGGTCGATCGCGATCGACATGCAACGTTACAATGTCCGTTCCAATGCCGTTGCGCCTTTCGCCTGGACGCGCGCGGCCAGCGCGTTCCGCGCCGAAACGGAGGATGACAGGGCTCGCATGGCACGCCTTCAGCAAATCAATCCCGAGCATAATGCGCCGCTCGCCGTCTTTCTCGCCTCGGACGCGGCACGCGACGTGACCGGCCAGGTTTTCACCATCCGCCGGAACGAGATCTTCGTGATGAGCCAGAGCCGGCCATTGCGCTCCGTGCAGCGCGATGGCGGATGGACGCCGGAACTGCTCCGCGATCATGCATTTCCCGCGCTGCGTTCGTCGCTGACGCCGCTGGAGCGCAGCCACGACGTGTTTTCCTGGGAGCCGGTCTGA
- a CDS encoding FAS1-like dehydratase domain-containing protein, which produces MTMTLDIDHLKSWIGRTETARDVVAPRLVREFAATFDRDDPAPRAGDPAPLAIHWCLAPPTAITAALGPDGHPARGGFLPPVPLPRRMWAGGTLRFADRLRVGDEVERRSRIADVVVKEGRAGPLCFVAVDHEIVSPRGLALTERHDIVYRAAAGGGAPPAEPVPLGPPPEDAEWHRDMQAGPVTLFRYSALTFNGHRIHYDRSYAREAESYPGLIVHGPLQATLLLDFAAEIGGAAPRHFTFRGLSPLFDFMPFRLVARRAGTGLALRTETGTGTSTMEASADW; this is translated from the coding sequence ATGACGATGACGCTCGATATCGATCACCTCAAATCCTGGATCGGCCGCACCGAAACCGCGCGCGATGTCGTCGCCCCCCGCCTCGTCCGCGAATTCGCCGCGACATTCGACCGCGACGATCCCGCGCCCCGCGCCGGCGATCCCGCGCCGCTCGCAATCCATTGGTGCCTCGCCCCGCCCACCGCGATCACCGCCGCCCTCGGGCCGGATGGTCACCCCGCGCGCGGCGGCTTCCTGCCGCCCGTGCCGCTGCCGCGCCGGATGTGGGCCGGCGGCACCTTGCGCTTCGCCGACCGGCTGCGCGTGGGCGACGAGGTGGAGCGCCGCTCGCGCATCGCGGATGTCGTGGTCAAGGAGGGGCGCGCCGGCCCGCTCTGCTTCGTCGCCGTCGATCACGAGATCGTCTCGCCACGCGGCCTCGCCCTGACCGAACGGCACGACATCGTCTACCGCGCGGCAGCGGGCGGTGGTGCGCCACCTGCCGAACCCGTGCCGCTGGGCCCGCCGCCGGAGGATGCCGAATGGCATCGCGACATGCAGGCCGGCCCGGTGACGCTGTTCCGCTATTCGGCGCTCACCTTCAACGGCCATCGCATCCACTACGACCGATCCTACGCGCGCGAGGCGGAATCGTATCCCGGCCTGATCGTCCACGGCCCGCTGCAGGCCACGCTGCTGCTCGACTTCGCCGCAGAGATTGGCGGCGCCGCGCCACGGCATTTCACGTTTCGCGGCCTCAGCCCGCTGTTCGACTTCATGCCCTTCCGGCTCGTCGCGCGGCGGGCCGGCACGGGCCTCGCGCTGCGGACCGAAACCGGCACGGGCACAAGCACGATGGAAGCATCCGCCGACTGGTAA
- a CDS encoding acyl-CoA dehydrogenase family protein yields MTRPSAGPADHPETVSGDDPHAAIRAEVARLCAGFPGAYWRELDREGTYPEAFVRALAEGGWLAALIPEEYGGSGLGLSAAAAILEEVQHAGCNGAACHAQMYIMGALLRHGSEAQKARYLPQIARGELRLQAFGVTEPTSGTDTTALRTTARREGDHYVVNGQKIWTSRAEYSDLMLLLARTTPREQAQKRTDGLSVFLLDMREARQAGLTIRPIRTMMNHATTEVFFDNVRVPAENLIGEEGRGFRYILSGMNAERILIGAECIGDAKWFIDKATAYAKERVVFGRPIGQNQGVQFPIAKAYARMRAAELMVHRAAALFEAGQNCGAEANMAKMLAAEASWEAAEVCVQTHGGFGFAEEYDVERKFRETRLYQVAPVSTNLILSYLAEHVLGLPRSY; encoded by the coding sequence TTGACCCGTCCGTCTGCCGGCCCCGCCGATCATCCAGAGACCGTCTCCGGCGACGACCCGCACGCCGCCATCCGTGCCGAAGTGGCGCGGCTCTGCGCCGGCTTTCCCGGCGCCTACTGGCGCGAGCTCGACCGTGAGGGGACATATCCCGAAGCCTTCGTCCGCGCCCTGGCGGAGGGCGGCTGGCTCGCCGCGCTGATCCCCGAGGAATATGGCGGCTCCGGCCTCGGCCTGTCCGCCGCCGCGGCGATCCTCGAGGAGGTGCAGCATGCCGGCTGCAACGGCGCGGCGTGCCATGCGCAGATGTATATCATGGGCGCGCTGTTGCGGCATGGCAGCGAGGCGCAGAAGGCGCGCTACCTGCCGCAGATCGCCCGCGGCGAACTGCGGCTGCAGGCCTTCGGCGTGACGGAGCCGACCAGCGGCACCGACACCACGGCGCTGCGCACCACCGCCCGGCGCGAGGGCGACCATTATGTCGTCAACGGCCAGAAGATCTGGACCTCGCGCGCCGAATATTCCGATCTGATGCTGCTGCTCGCCCGCACCACGCCGCGCGAGCAGGCGCAGAAACGCACCGACGGGCTTTCGGTCTTCCTGCTCGACATGCGCGAGGCGCGGCAGGCGGGCCTGACCATCCGGCCGATCCGCACGATGATGAATCATGCGACGACCGAAGTGTTTTTCGACAATGTCCGCGTGCCGGCGGAAAACCTGATCGGCGAGGAAGGCAGGGGCTTCCGCTACATCCTCTCCGGCATGAATGCCGAGCGCATCCTGATCGGCGCCGAATGCATCGGCGACGCCAAGTGGTTCATCGACAAGGCGACCGCCTACGCGAAGGAACGCGTTGTCTTCGGACGGCCGATCGGCCAGAATCAGGGCGTGCAGTTCCCGATCGCCAAAGCCTATGCGCGGATGCGCGCGGCGGAACTGATGGTCCATCGCGCCGCCGCGCTGTTCGAGGCGGGACAGAACTGCGGAGCCGAAGCCAACATGGCCAAGATGCTCGCCGCCGAAGCCTCGTGGGAGGCGGCGGAAGTCTGCGTTCAGACGCACGGGGGCTTCGGCTTTGCCGAGGAATACGATGTCGAGCGGAAGTTCCGCGAAACCCGCCTCTACCAGGTCGCGCCGGTTTCGACGAACCTGATCCTTTCCTATCTCGCCGAACATGTGCTCGGCCTGCCGAGGTCCTACTGA
- a CDS encoding MaoC/PaaZ C-terminal domain-containing protein: MTIDPELLLNFPIPDIRQRVTPRDVAFYALSVGMAQDPTDPRQLDFVDQHRQLHALPWMALVLGHPGFWLTDPRIGVDAVRLVHGEQALEQHLPLPVEGEIVGRTRVTGLVDKGAGRGALLYMEKQVLDAASGALYATARSTTFLRGDGGFGGPTGPVRRPPPVPGGPPDFVVELPTRPEQALFYRLNGDDNPLHADPAVAAAAGFERPILHGLCTLGVVAHALLRTLGDYDATRFRELQLRFTAPVLPGETIRTEIWRDGSFRARVAERNVMIVNHGLARFAEAGASP; this comes from the coding sequence GTGACAATCGATCCCGAATTGCTGCTGAATTTTCCGATCCCCGATATCAGGCAACGCGTTACGCCCCGTGACGTCGCGTTTTATGCGTTGTCGGTCGGCATGGCGCAGGATCCGACCGATCCGCGCCAGCTCGACTTTGTCGATCAACACCGCCAGCTGCACGCTCTGCCCTGGATGGCGCTCGTGCTGGGGCATCCGGGATTCTGGCTGACCGATCCGCGCATCGGGGTCGACGCGGTCCGTCTCGTGCATGGGGAACAGGCGCTCGAGCAGCATTTGCCGCTGCCCGTCGAGGGCGAGATCGTCGGGCGCACACGGGTGACCGGCCTGGTCGACAAGGGGGCCGGCCGCGGCGCGTTGCTCTACATGGAAAAGCAGGTTCTGGATGCGGCGAGTGGCGCGCTCTACGCCACGGCTCGCAGCACCACGTTCCTGCGCGGCGACGGCGGTTTTGGTGGCCCCACCGGCCCGGTGCGGCGGCCGCCGCCGGTGCCGGGCGGCCCGCCGGATTTCGTCGTCGAACTGCCGACCCGGCCGGAACAGGCGCTGTTCTATCGCCTCAACGGCGACGACAATCCCCTGCATGCCGACCCCGCCGTGGCCGCGGCCGCCGGTTTCGAGCGGCCGATCCTGCATGGGTTGTGCACCCTCGGCGTGGTCGCGCATGCGCTGCTGCGGACCCTCGGCGATTACGATGCGACCCGCTTCCGCGAGCTCCAGCTCCGCTTCACCGCCCCCGTCCTGCCCGGCGAGACGATCCGCACCGAGATCTGGCGCGATGGATCGTTCCGCGCCCGCGTGGCCGAGCGCAATGTCATGATCGTCAACCACGGTCTCGCGCGATTTGCCGAGGCTGGCGCGTCGCCGTGA
- a CDS encoding trimeric intracellular cation channel family protein, protein MSPGGIVHPLVAGLDMTGTLVFAMSGAARGVQERMDVFGVLVLAYVTAVSGGILRDVMIGAVPPESVASWHNLALALAGGLFVFACFGLFRRLSHPVLFFDAIGLGVFAVAGTQKALDYGINWPMAAILGMVSAIGGGMVRDVLTMRVPTVLHADIYAVAALAGALVVVAGAALGIAQPLAAWSGLALCVFLRMMAIYRGWRLPAAR, encoded by the coding sequence GTGAGCCCGGGGGGGATCGTGCATCCGCTGGTGGCCGGGCTCGACATGACCGGCACGCTGGTCTTCGCGATGAGCGGGGCGGCGCGCGGCGTGCAGGAGCGGATGGACGTGTTCGGCGTTCTGGTGCTCGCCTATGTCACCGCGGTTTCCGGCGGCATCCTGCGCGACGTCATGATCGGCGCGGTGCCGCCGGAATCGGTGGCGAGCTGGCACAATCTTGCCCTGGCGCTGGCCGGCGGGCTGTTCGTGTTCGCCTGTTTCGGCCTGTTCAGGCGGCTATCGCATCCGGTGCTGTTCTTCGATGCGATCGGGCTCGGCGTGTTCGCGGTGGCCGGAACGCAAAAGGCGCTGGACTACGGAATCAACTGGCCGATGGCGGCGATTCTCGGCATGGTCAGCGCGATCGGCGGCGGCATGGTGCGCGACGTGCTGACCATGCGGGTGCCGACCGTGCTGCACGCCGATATCTACGCCGTCGCCGCCCTGGCCGGCGCGCTGGTGGTGGTGGCCGGCGCTGCCCTTGGCATCGCCCAGCCGCTTGCCGCCTGGAGCGGGCTCGCGCTCTGCGTGTTTCTGCGGATGATGGCGATCTATCGGGGCTGGCGGCTGCCGGCGGCGCGCTGA